Proteins encoded by one window of Deltaproteobacteria bacterium:
- a CDS encoding ABC transporter permease, protein MPDVWVDILRLLDGTLRLATPLILCAMAGVLSERSGIIDIGLEGKLLAGAFAAAAAASLSGSPWIGLAAAIGVAVLFAGAHGFACITQRGEQIISGLAVNILASGLTVVVGIALFQQGGQTPDLGPSERFGPIRLPGVDAVAQVPMAGPLYAELISGHNVLVYVGLGAVLAVWWLLYRTAFGLRLRAVGEAPEAVETAGVSVSWLRYRAVLLAGVLCGIAGAYLSIAHGAGFVREMSAGKGYIALAAMIFGKWRPGPALLACLLFGFLDTYTPRLEGVAVFCGDGNAMEFLITALGGACDQGRLRLPAALIPMLPYVLTVVLLAGFFGRAVPPIALGKPYLK, encoded by the coding sequence ATGCCTGACGTCTGGGTCGACATCCTGCGCCTGCTCGACGGGACGCTCCGGCTGGCGACCCCGCTGATCCTTTGCGCCATGGCGGGGGTTCTCTCCGAGCGGTCGGGGATCATCGACATCGGGCTGGAGGGCAAGCTCCTGGCTGGCGCCTTCGCCGCGGCCGCCGCCGCCAGCCTCTCCGGCTCGCCCTGGATCGGGCTCGCGGCCGCCATCGGGGTCGCGGTCCTGTTCGCCGGCGCACACGGGTTCGCCTGCATCACCCAACGCGGCGAGCAGATCATCTCCGGCCTTGCCGTAAACATCCTGGCGTCCGGCCTGACGGTCGTGGTGGGGATTGCGCTATTCCAGCAGGGCGGGCAGACGCCGGATCTCGGACCGTCGGAGCGCTTCGGCCCCATCCGCCTGCCCGGGGTGGACGCCGTGGCCCAAGTGCCGATGGCGGGCCCGCTCTACGCCGAACTGATCTCGGGGCACAACGTGCTGGTCTACGTCGGCCTGGGTGCCGTCCTTGCGGTCTGGTGGCTGCTCTACCGCACGGCCTTCGGGTTGCGGTTGCGCGCCGTCGGCGAGGCACCCGAGGCCGTGGAGACGGCCGGCGTCTCGGTTTCCTGGCTGCGCTACCGCGCCGTGCTCCTCGCCGGTGTTCTCTGCGGTATCGCCGGAGCCTATCTCTCTATCGCCCACGGCGCCGGGTTCGTGCGCGAGATGTCCGCCGGCAAAGGCTACATCGCCCTCGCCGCGATGATCTTCGGGAAGTGGCGGCCCGGTCCGGCGCTGCTGGCCTGCCTCCTCTTCGGATTCCTCGACACGTACACGCCGAGGTTGGAAGGCGTGGCTGTGTTCTGCGGCGACGGCAACGCGATGGAGTTTCTGATCACCGCCCTCGGCGGCGCCTGCGACCAGGGACGGCTCAGGCTCCCGGCCGCCCTCATCCCGATGCTGCCCTATGTCCTCACGGTGGTGCTGCTGGCGGGGTTTTTCGGACGCGCGGTGCCGCCGATTGCCTTGGGGAAACCCTATCTAAAATGA
- a CDS encoding ABC transporter permease — protein MPLPRWMDVFVVPAVNLLLALAVVALLFAAIGEDPLRALAVMAQGAFIHPGSLGYTLYYTTNFIFTGLAVAVAFHAMLFNIGGEGQAMMGGLGVALVGIALDPYLPGVVVILLAVGGAAGFGAAWAFVPGWLQAHRGSNIVITTIMFNFIAAGLLVWLLSGMLMMSGQGSPQTRSLDAAVWLPFIHDILRAFGMEAERSPFNISFIFALAACVGVWLLIWRTKLGYALRVMGQSEPAAVYAGVPVRRLIVTAMAISGALAGCMALNEILGVHHKLVLNFTAGYGFTGIAVALMGRNHPVGIVMASFLFGALYQGGAELDFEFKTVTREMVLVIQGLIILFSGALAHMPVPWLLRLAAWWRPANA, from the coding sequence CGGCCGTCAACCTGTTGCTGGCGCTGGCGGTGGTGGCGCTCCTCTTCGCCGCCATCGGCGAGGATCCGCTGCGGGCGCTCGCGGTGATGGCCCAGGGGGCGTTCATTCACCCCGGCTCCCTCGGCTACACGCTCTACTACACCACCAACTTCATCTTCACAGGCCTCGCCGTGGCCGTGGCCTTCCACGCCATGCTGTTCAACATCGGCGGCGAGGGTCAGGCCATGATGGGCGGTCTTGGCGTTGCCCTCGTCGGCATTGCGCTCGATCCCTACTTGCCCGGCGTCGTCGTGATCTTGCTGGCCGTCGGCGGCGCGGCGGGGTTCGGCGCGGCCTGGGCCTTCGTTCCGGGCTGGCTCCAGGCCCATCGCGGCAGCAACATCGTCATCACCACCATCATGTTCAACTTCATTGCCGCGGGGCTCCTCGTCTGGCTGCTTTCGGGCATGTTGATGATGTCCGGGCAGGGGTCGCCCCAGACACGGAGTCTGGACGCGGCCGTCTGGCTTCCCTTTATCCATGACATTCTGCGCGCCTTCGGGATGGAGGCGGAACGTTCGCCGTTCAACATCTCCTTCATCTTCGCGCTCGCGGCCTGCGTCGGCGTCTGGCTGCTGATCTGGCGCACCAAGCTCGGCTATGCGCTGCGCGTCATGGGCCAATCCGAGCCGGCGGCGGTCTACGCGGGGGTTCCGGTGCGCCGGCTGATCGTGACAGCCATGGCCATCTCCGGCGCGCTGGCCGGTTGCATGGCGCTCAACGAGATCCTGGGCGTGCACCACAAGCTGGTCCTCAACTTCACGGCGGGCTATGGCTTCACCGGCATCGCGGTGGCGTTGATGGGCCGCAACCATCCAGTGGGGATCGTCATGGCGTCGTTTCTGTTTGGAGCACTCTACCAGGGCGGCGCGGAGCTCGACTTCGAGTTCAAGACGGTCACCCGGGAGATGGTTCTGGTCATCCAGGGGCTGATCATCCTTTTCTCGGGCGCCCTCGCGCACATGCCGGTGCCTTGGCTCCTCCGGCTGGCGGCTTGGTGGAGGCCCGCCAATGCCTGA